Proteins encoded within one genomic window of Vidua macroura isolate BioBank_ID:100142 chromosome 2, ASM2450914v1, whole genome shotgun sequence:
- the RPL24 gene encoding 60S ribosomal protein L24 — protein sequence MKVELCSFSGYKIYPGHGRRYARTDGKVFQFLNAKCESAFLSKRNPRQINWTVLYRRKHKKGQSEEVQKKRTRRAVKFQRAITGASLAEIMAKRNQKPEVRKAQREQAIRAAKEAKKAKQATKKTAVSAAKAPTKAAPKQKIVKPVKVSAPRVGGKR from the exons ATGAA GGTCGAGCTGTGCAGCTTCAGCGGGTACAAGATCTACCCAGGCCATGGCCGCCGCTACGCCCGCACGGACGGGAAG GTTTTTCAGTTCTTGAATGCAAAATGTGAGTCTGCATTCCTTTCCAAGAGAAACCCTCGTCAGATCAACTGGACTGTTCTGTATAGGCGTAAGCACAAGAAGGGACAGTCA GAAGAGGTCCAAAAGAAGCGCACACGCCGTGCTGTGAAGTTTCAGAGAGCCATCACTGGTGCCTCTCTAGCTGAGATTATGGCCAAGCGAAACCAGAAGCCTGAAGTACGAAAGGCACAGAGGGAACAAGCTATTAG GGCTGCAAAGGAAGCCAAGAAGGCTAAGCAGGCAACCAAGAAAACAGCTGTTTCTGCTGCAAAG GCCCCTACGAAGGCAGCACCTAAGCAGAAGATTGTGAAACCAGTCAAGGTTTCTGCTCCCCGTGTTGGTGGAAAGCGCTAA
- the CEP97 gene encoding centrosomal protein of 97 kDa, whose translation MAAAGAAARVGDEAAGAGSVVNCSGQGLQKLGPTLPCDADTQTLILDKNQIIKLEHLEKCRNLMQLSVANNRLVRMMGVAKLTKLRVLNLPHNSIGYMEGLKDLVHLEWLNLAGNNIKAIEQVNSCLSLQHLDLSDNNIAQLGDLSKLTSLKTLLLHGNIITSLRAAPACLPQSLTIFSLAENEIRDLNEVSFLASLHQLEQLSVMNNPCVMATPSLPGFDYRPYIVSWCLNLKVLDGYVISQKESLKAEWLYSQGKGRSFRPGQHVQLAQYLATVCPLTSAYGLQTEEDAKLEKILSKQRLHQRQLMHESQNEEPPTSSAPSKTVPVAHEHSGLAQPSHMVLEKEPVIQRNSWVGPSANNDHSYAVKNSFLHERSFPKELHLEDVQTDEDKLNSSLLSSESTFMPVASGLSPVSPASDLKLHGISLGLEDDDDTVIKGVRDNNSRQTINKQEALPVTGEHPNRAAGSVERQESIKEILQVPASDPVTAALAAKTGNSLGASEGQVLHSHPSISLGAESGVKTHCPDQMTEERSGSLAVQGAAPADQGAAELQRMTEAATKLQASWRGFYTRNHHPRAKEVRNEIRLHRMQEHIICLTAEIEKLRKEREEDKMQRLVQEEAIKFLWNQVKSLQQWQLSVMQNLGGAGIHSANTLYTSKPPLKSSAVEQETPPAVSSALLVPASEDDLQERSLLQFPDSGFHSSAADQTHASDLCSSEKSSAEGTESSLSMETIKQCGNCGFSACCSEEDGPGECGQSKESSSNEQDNGLIEQYLKSVQQLEEADEDTDCNEEMEGSCLQIPVSAESQDSSSDTVSVELPQDTSSPVRGEICQTPPESYKLNSGIVEGKQTDCDSSFQMLHVGIAV comes from the exons ATGGCGGCAGCCggtgctgcagccagggtgGGGGATGAGGCGGCCGGAGCGG gCTCGGTAGTCAACTGCTCAGGTCAAGGATTGCAAAAACTGGGTCCAACCTTGCCCTGTGATGCTGATACTCAGACTCTGATTCTGGACAAAAATCAGATAATTAAATTGGAACACTTGGAGAAATGCAGGAATCTGATGCAG CTCTCTGTAGCCAACAACCGTTTGGTGCGAATGATGGGTGTAGCAAAACTGACTAAGCTCCGAGTGCTCAACTTGCCTCATAATAGTATTGGGTACATGGAAGGGCTGAAGGATTTGGTGCACCTGGAATGGCTGAATTTGGCAGGAAATAACATTAAG GCCATCGAACAAGTCAATTCCTGTCTGTCTCTTCAGCATCTTGATCTGTCAGACAATAACATAGCTCAATTAGGCGATCTCTCCAAGCTTACCTCACTAAAG acTCTGTTGCTACATGGAAATATTATAACTTCACTTCGTGCTGCCCCTGCTTGCCTACCTCAGAGTTTGACTATTTTTTCTTTGGCAGAAAATGAAATCAGAGATTTAAATGAG GTTTCTTTCCTGGCCTCTCTTCACCAATTGGAACAGCTGTCAGTTATGAACAATCCTTGTGTGATGGCTACACCTTCTCTCCCTGGCTTTGACTACAGGCCTTATATTGTCAGCTGGTGTCTGAACCTTAAAGTTCTTGATGGATATGTGATTTCTCAAAAGGAAAG TTTGAAAGCAGAATGGCTCTACAGTCAAGGGAAAGGAAGGTCATTTCGACCTGGGCAGCATGTTCAACTAGCTCAGTACTTGGCTACTGTTTGTCCTCTCACGTCTGCATATGGACTCCAGACTGAAGAGGATgccaaactggaaaaaatactgAGTAAGCAAAG ACTCCACCAGAGGCAGTTGATGCATGAAAGCCAAAATGAGGAGCCACCTACATCTTCTGCTCCCAGCAAAACAGTGCCAGTTGCTCATGAGCACAGTGGCCTGGCCCAGCCATCACATATGGTTCTTGAAAAGG AACCTGTCATCCAGAGGAATTCTTGGGTTGGACCGAGTGCAAACAATGATCATTCCTATGCAGTAAAGAACTCTTTTCTTCATGAAAGAAGCTTTCCCAAGGAGCTACACCTCGAAGATGTACAGACAGATGAAGACAAACTAAACAGCAGCCTTTTATCCTCAGAGTCGACTTTCATGCCAGTTGCTTCAGGATTGTCTCCAGTGTCTCCTGCTTCAGACCTCAAGCTACATGGAATCAGTTTGGGCCTAGAAGATGATGATGATACAGTGATTAAAGGTGTGAGAGATAATAATAGTAGGCAAACTATTAACAAGCAAGAAGCTTTGCCTGTTACAGGAGAGCACCCTAATAGAGCAGCAGGAAGTGTGGAAAGGCAAGAGAGTATCAAAGAGATCCTGCAGGTGCCTGCTTCTGATCCAGTaacagctgccctggctgcaaAGACTGGCAACTCTTTAGGGGCCTCTGAAGGCCAAGTTCTGCACAGTCACCCCAGCATTTCGTTAGGTGCTGAATCAGGAGTAAAAACTCATTGTCCTGACCAGATGACAGAAGAAAGGTCTGGTTCACTGGCTGTGCAAGGTGCAGCACCAGCTGATCAAGGTGCAGCTGAACTGCAAAGGATGACTGAAGCAGCTACCAAGCTTCAAGCTTCCTGGAGAGGCTTTTACACGAGGAACCACCATCCTCGAGCAAAGGAAGTGCGGAATGAAATTCGACTACACAGAATGCAGGAGCACATCATTTGCTTAACAGCTGAAATAGAAAA actgagaaaagaaagagaggaagataAAATGCAGAGGCTTGTACAGGAGGAAGCTATCAAATTTCTTTGGAACCAG GTTAAATCCCTTCAACAATGGCAGCTTTCAGTGATGCAGAATTTAGGTGGTGCTGGGATCCATTCAGCCAATACTTTATATACATCCAAACCACCTCTTAAGTCATCTGCAGTGGAGCAAGAAACCCCACCAGCTGTTAGTTCTGCTTTGTTAGTTCCAGCTAGTGAGGATGATCTTCAGGAAAGGTCCTTGTTGCAGTTCCCAGATTCTGGCTTTCATTCTTCTGCAGCTGATCAGACTCATGCCAGTGACCTGTGTAGCTCTGAAAAGAGCTCAGCTGAAGGAACTGAGAGCTCCCTTTCAATGGAAACCATCAAACAATGTGGCAATTGTGGTTTTTCAGCATGTTGTTCAGAAGAGGATGGCCCTGGGGAGTGTGGGCAAAGTAAAGAGAGCTCTAGTAATGAGCAGGACAACGGACTGATAGAACagtatttaaaatctgttcagCAGCTGGAAGAGGCTGATGAAGACACAGATTGCAATGAGGAAATGGAGGGCAGCTGTCTACAGATCCCTGTGTCAGCAGAAAGCCAAGATTCTTCCTCTGACACTGTCTCTGTAGAGCTCCCTCAAGACACATCTTCCCCTGTCCGAGGTGAAATCTGTCAGACACCACCAGAAAGCTACAAACTGAATTCAGGAATAGTAGAAGGGAAGCAAACAGACTGTGATTCTTCGTTTCAGATGCTGCATGTTGGAATAGCTGTATAA